A genomic segment from Triticum dicoccoides isolate Atlit2015 ecotype Zavitan chromosome 1A, WEW_v2.0, whole genome shotgun sequence encodes:
- the LOC119286113 gene encoding putative rRNA methylase YtqB produces MPPPSLLRPPFSLLLRRSQTPSPLRRIPRFSPSPLPKRRHLSLSAAQLANPLVAAGVEEAVAGFVAGKRKATEVAHAVWRSIVGKGDAVVDATCGNGNDTLALLKMVADESGRGRVYGLDIQESAIDSTSSFLKMAVDSHERELVKLFCICHSRMEDIIPKDSTVRLVAFNLGYLPGGDKKIITVPETTELALQAASRIVGSGGLISVLVYTGHLGGRDELDIVESFASSLPADTWVSCKFEMINRPVAPVLVLLHKK; encoded by the exons ATGCCTCCGCCGTCACTGCTGCGCCCTCCTTTCTCCCTACTCCTCCGCCGCTCCCAAACTCCATCCCCTCTCCGACGAATCCCCAGATTCAGCCCGTCCCCTCTGCCCAAGCGGCGGCACCTCTCCCTCTCCGCCGCGCAGCTCGCGAACCCGCTCGTCGCCGCAG gggtggaggaggcggtggcgggctTCGTCGCCGGCAAGCGCAAGGCCACCGAGGTAGCCCACGC GGTGTGGAGAAGTATCGTTGGGAAAGGAGATGCAGTGGTTGATGCCACCTGCGGGAATGGCAACGATACGCTCGCTCTGCTCAAGATGGTGGCTGATGAAAGCGGGCGAGGGCGTGTCTATGGACTGGACATCCAAGAGTCCGCGATAGATAGCACTTCCTCTTTTCTGAAAATGGCCGTCGACAGCCATGAG AGGGAGCTAGTCAAATTGTTTTGCATATGTCACAGTAGAATGGAGGATATTATTCCGAAAGATTCTACTGTCAG GCTTGTAGCATTCAATCTGGGCTACCTTCCAGGAGGAGATAAAAAAATAATCACAGTACCTGAGACAACTGAGCTGGCACTACAAGCTGCCAGCAGAATTGTTGGCTCAGGGGGACTCATAAGTGTCCTTGTCTACACTGGGCATCTGGGTGGAAG GGATGAACTCGATATTGTTGAATCATTTGCGTCAAGCTTGCCTGCTGATACATGGGTGAGCTGCAAGTTTGAAATGATTAACAGGCCAGTTGCTCCAGTACTAGTTCTCCTGCACAAGAAATGA